CCACGGAGGCTTCTATCATACTCCGTAACATCGAAAGCCCCTCCTTCCTCATCAATTTTGTAAGCAGCAACCTCAATAGCGATCTGTCCGAAAAACAACTGCTGCTCGAAATAGATGATGTGAAACTGAGGGCAGAGCGTCTCGTCGAGCTGCTCCAGCGCGAACTGCAGTTTGCCGAGCTCAAAAACAAGGTGACGACTAAAACTCGTACCGAAATAGACAAACAGCAGCGCGAATACTTCCTGCAACAGCAGTTGAAAAGCATTAAAGACGAGCTCGGAGGCGACTCCAACGAACGGGAACTCAACGAGATGCGCAAAAAGGCAGAAGCAAAAAAATGGCCCGAAGCAGCTAAAAGCCTCTTTAAATCAGGTATCGAGAAGCTGGAACGTATGCACCCCAGCACACCCGATTACTCCGTGGTTTACAACCACCTCGACCTCATGCTCGAACTGCCCTGGGAAGAATATACCGAAGACAGCTACGACCTTAAACGCGCCCGCCAGGTGCTCGATACCGATCACTACGGAATGGGAAAAATAAAAGAAAGGATCATCGAATACCTCGCCGTTCTTAAACTGAAAGGCGATATGAAAAGCCCCATCCTTTGCTTTGTAGGCCCTCCCGGTATCGGCAAAACCTCGTTGGGTAAAAGTATTGCACATGCCATAGGTAGAAAATATGTACGGGTTAGCCTGGGCGGACTTCATGACGAAAGTGAGATCCGCGGCCACCGTAAAACCTATATAGGCGCTATGCCCGGCAGGATCCTTCAGAACATTCGTAAGGTAAAATCCTCCAACCCGGTAATGATCCTCGACGAGATCGATAAAATTGGTAACGACTTCCGCGGCGATCCCTCTTCAGCCCTGCTCGAAGTGCTCGATCCCGAACAAAACAATACCTTCTACGATAACTACCTCGAACTAGAATACGACCTCAGCAAGGTCCTGTTCATTGCAACAGCCAACAACCTGCAGTCCATCCAGCCCGCTTTGCGCGACAGGCTCGAGATCATCGATCTCAGCGGTTATGCAGTGGAAGAAAAGGTAGAAATAGCCAAACGGCACCTGCTGCCTAAACAAAAAGAAGCGCACGGACTGGCCAAAGTAAACTTTAAGATCGCCGATAAGGTGCTCGAAAAGGTCATTGAAAGTTACACCCGCGAAAGTGGTGTCCGTGATCTCGACAGACAACTGGCAAGCATCATGCGCAGCCAGGCCAAAGAATATGCTACCAGGCAAAAAGTAAAAACAAACCTCACACCCAAAGACATTGAAAAGATCCTGGGATCTGCACGCTACAGCAACGAGATCTATAAAACTGCAAACATGCCCGGCGTGGCCGTTGGACTTGCATGGACCTATGTTGGTGGTGACATCCTCTTCATCGAATCTATTTTAAGTGAAGGAAAAGGAGAGCTGAAACTCACAGGTAACCTGGGTAATGTAATGAAGGAAAGTGCCTCTACAGCGTTAAGTTATTTGCAGGCCAATGCGAAAAAATATCAGATCGATGCAGACCTCTTCAGTAAACGGGGCATTCATATTCACGTTCCCGAAGGTGCTGTGCCTAAGGATGGTCCCAGCGCCGGTATTACAATGCTCACTGCACTAACATCTGCTTTTACAGGCAGGAAAGTTAAACCCTACCTGGCAATGACTGGTGAAATCACGTTGAGAGGTCAGGTGTTACCGGTAGGTGGCATCAAGGAAAAAGTACTTGCTGCAAAAAGAGCAGGACTCAAAGAAATTATTATGTGCTGGCAGAACCAGAAGGATGTACAGGAAATTGACAGCGACTTTATAAAAGGGATTGATTTCCACTACGTTAAAAATATGCAGCAGGTGTTGGATATAGCCCTGGTATAACAAATACAAAAAAATTATATCCCCGGTTCAACCAAATGATCCCTTTAGTTGTAATAACAACGTAAGATTTTTTTCATGTTGGTTGTTTTAAGGGTTAAAAAACTCCTCTATGTTCATAGAGGAGTTTTTTTATAGTCGGTCCAGTAAATTGTTAAGTTCATTCAATGAAGTCTCTTCCGGTTTCAGCTTCACGATAGCTCCGTTCTTTTCAACAATAGTCGCGTCAAGCCCCACATACAATTTGTTGTTGCTGATCCTTGAAATAGACAGCAGTTGCAAAGGTGTGCCTGCCGGTATACCCGTGGCATAAAAGGTCCTGCTGCCGGCGTCGGGAGTTAAACGCACCACCGTCGAATGATTGAGGAAAATTGCAAACACGGCAGTGTTCGCGTTTGTGAAAATAACAGGCGCTACTGCTGTTAGCTTGGTAGTATTACTGCTGCCTATCTCGCGGCCAAGCCCTATCCAGCCTGTCTTACGGCATAAAAAGCTATAGCTTTTGCGTACCTGCTGATTCAATAGTTCTTCAAAAGGAGAGGCGTAATCCGCAGTAACGTCCCATAAAAAGTTGGCCCTGTTATAACGCGTAGTGTCGCCGCTAAAGATCGATTGCTGCTCATCAGGAGCCACACCCTCAAACCGGATATTGAACTCCGAACGCTGGCTGATATTAAGAATATTACCTTCTTTGGTAATAATTACCCGTAGCGCCGCTATCTGGTTCAGCAGCTTGCTGCCGCTCATGGCAGGTTTGCCATAGCGGATAAAATCCCCCCGCTTTTTTAATTGCAGGAAACTCACTTTTACTTCACCTTCTGCATTACTGCCGTTGGAATACTGGCAGAACCCCGGGTTGGTATAAATTCGCGTACCTCCCGAAAAATAGGCAGAATCAGATTTACTTGCATTAATGGTAACTACCTCCGGATTGGCCACGCCAAATAAACTATCAGCTGCATTGGCAATACGCCCCGATACAGAGCGTATCCACGCCGTATCCGAATCCGGGTAAGGCACAAACGAGTCCGAAACACTGGACTTCATGCAGGAAGAAAAACATAATGCCGTTAATATATACGCTGCGATACGTTTCATGCTACATCATCATTTCAAATAACGGAATCTATCCGCGTAATAAACTTTCTAATATCTCAGATACTTTTTGCACTAAAAGCGCTGCCCCCCGTTTAAACGATAACGGATGCCCAACGATAACCCCGCATTATGTAAACGCTGGTTAAACGATTGCCCCGGTTTGGTCATATCGCTTAAATTATACCGGAAATAAGGCTCAGCAAACAGGTCCATACGCTCTGCCACAGGTTTTATGATGCTGAAACCCGCATACAGTCCAAGCCCTATATTGCTTTTATAAACCTCATTGTTATCCTTCTTTATCGATACCGCCTGGAACGATGTATCCAGCAACTCTCCCGCATACCAGCTATGAAGGTTTACGATAGCACCAACGTTTGCTGCAAAGCGCCATTGATCATTACCCCACTCGTAGCTGAATAATACAGGAATATCGATGCTTTTGTACTTGTTATGGGTACGTTTCTGCAAATAACCAATTTGTTCATAACTGCTGGTATCCCTCAATACGGTGTCGCCCTGCGGACGCGTAATGGTATGAGTGGTGATAACGGTTACCTGCTTCCTTTCATTTTCCTGGCGGTAGTTGAAATGCTCGTTTATTTGCGTGTACTGCAATCCCGTTTTCAGGAAAATATTTTCAGTGAGCCCCTTGCTTATCCGCACCCCTGCGGTAAAGGAGGTTTGTAAACGCTGGCTGCTGTCTTTACGTTCCAGGTAAGTGCTGCCGCCATAATTAGCCGATGTTTGTTTCAGCGGCATATCGGGCGAAACATACGCTTCAAGATATAGATCGGTAGGAATACTATTGCGTACCGAGGGACAACGGATAACAGGCATCATTGCCGATCTGCTGTCAAGCAACTGGCGAAGGCTGTTGCTGCTGCCCAACGAAAGTCGTTTCAAAGAGATCATTTCCGCCGGCAGAAAATTAAAGGCCGTAGGTACAGCCTGCGTCTCCTCAATTGCACTACCGCTGTTAAGCACGTTATAACTGCCGCCTGTATGCATATTTGCTGCATTCCCACGCTGCAAACCAGTTGCCGCATTCCCATGCTGCAAATCAGCTGCTGCATTCCCGCGCTGCAAACCGGTTGCCGCATTCCCGCGCCGCAAATCAGCTGCTGCATTACCGCGCCGCAAACCGGTTGCCGCATTATCGCGTCGCAAGTCAGCTGCTGCATTCCCGCGTTGCAAACCAGTTGCCGCATTATCGCGCCGCGAACCAGCTGCTGCTATAGTACTGTTTTGTTTGTTTATTCCTTCATTGCCATTCGCTATTTGCCCGGCAGAACCAGGTCGCCCTGCATAGGGAGCAGCATTGGTGGCAACCCTGGCGCGTTTGCCTGCACTTGAGCCAGCCGCCGGTTTATTGCTAGATGGCACGGACACCGTATTGGCGCTGCCGGCTTTGTTTTCAGTAGCAATGCCAGGTGCTATAGCGTTGTTGTCAGATCCAGCAACTACAGCGCCGTCGGGAGCAGGAGCGGTATTGTTTCCTTCAGGTGTGCTCAAATGAAGGTTATCCGCAGCAGAAGAGTGGTGCGGCCCCACCTTTACACCGGCAGTTTCATTTTGTGTCATTCCCGGCTTAACGGAACCGGATTCAGGACGTGGCCAGAATACCAGCGCGCTGGCTCCGGCACACAAAATAAGTAGCGCTGCTGCACGGTAGGCCGCAGGAATACGGGCCCAGCCTGTTTTACGCTTTTTCTCGGCAGCCGTCGCAGCCTCTATTTTGTCCCATAGCCCACCCGGAACCGGTGCCTTGTGGTCGGCCAGTTTCGCTCTAACAAAATCGTCAAACAAGTGGTGGTCTGTCATAACTATACAGCAATTTTCTGCAGTTGTTCTATTTGGTTTTGTAACATCTTACGCGCCTTCACCAGCTGGCTCCGGCTGGTGCTTGCCTGGATGTTCAGAAGCTCGGCTATCTCATCATGACTA
The sequence above is a segment of the Filimonas effusa genome. Coding sequences within it:
- a CDS encoding outer membrane beta-barrel protein encodes the protein MTDHHLFDDFVRAKLADHKAPVPGGLWDKIEAATAAEKKRKTGWARIPAAYRAAALLILCAGASALVFWPRPESGSVKPGMTQNETAGVKVGPHHSSAADNLHLSTPEGNNTAPAPDGAVVAGSDNNAIAPGIATENKAGSANTVSVPSSNKPAAGSSAGKRARVATNAAPYAGRPGSAGQIANGNEGINKQNSTIAAAGSRRDNAATGLQRGNAAADLRRDNAATGLRRGNAAADLRRGNAATGLQRGNAAADLQHGNAATGLQRGNAANMHTGGSYNVLNSGSAIEETQAVPTAFNFLPAEMISLKRLSLGSSNSLRQLLDSRSAMMPVIRCPSVRNSIPTDLYLEAYVSPDMPLKQTSANYGGSTYLERKDSSQRLQTSFTAGVRISKGLTENIFLKTGLQYTQINEHFNYRQENERKQVTVITTHTITRPQGDTVLRDTSSYEQIGYLQKRTHNKYKSIDIPVLFSYEWGNDQWRFAANVGAIVNLHSWYAGELLDTSFQAVSIKKDNNEVYKSNIGLGLYAGFSIIKPVAERMDLFAEPYFRYNLSDMTKPGQSFNQRLHNAGLSLGIRYRLNGGQRF
- the lon gene encoding endopeptidase La, with the protein product MSNNQFFLRAEDDTDFLPIIPINENENEQDKNLQIPDTLALLPLRNTVLFPGVVLPITVGRDKSIKAVNDAYKTDKLIGVLAQKDASIEDPVLADLCDIGTVARIVKLIKMPDGGTTIIIQGKKRFKVTSFIEEDPYFRANIVTLQDDVLPGDENFEAYTSTIKDLASQIIQLSPNMPTEASIILRNIESPSFLINFVSSNLNSDLSEKQLLLEIDDVKLRAERLVELLQRELQFAELKNKVTTKTRTEIDKQQREYFLQQQLKSIKDELGGDSNERELNEMRKKAEAKKWPEAAKSLFKSGIEKLERMHPSTPDYSVVYNHLDLMLELPWEEYTEDSYDLKRARQVLDTDHYGMGKIKERIIEYLAVLKLKGDMKSPILCFVGPPGIGKTSLGKSIAHAIGRKYVRVSLGGLHDESEIRGHRKTYIGAMPGRILQNIRKVKSSNPVMILDEIDKIGNDFRGDPSSALLEVLDPEQNNTFYDNYLELEYDLSKVLFIATANNLQSIQPALRDRLEIIDLSGYAVEEKVEIAKRHLLPKQKEAHGLAKVNFKIADKVLEKVIESYTRESGVRDLDRQLASIMRSQAKEYATRQKVKTNLTPKDIEKILGSARYSNEIYKTANMPGVAVGLAWTYVGGDILFIESILSEGKGELKLTGNLGNVMKESASTALSYLQANAKKYQIDADLFSKRGIHIHVPEGAVPKDGPSAGITMLTALTSAFTGRKVKPYLAMTGEITLRGQVLPVGGIKEKVLAAKRAGLKEIIMCWQNQKDVQEIDSDFIKGIDFHYVKNMQQVLDIALV